The sequence TTGGAAGCGTCATCAGCAGGACTGCCGCCAAACAAACGCTTGAACTCACGGCCGAATTGCGACGCACTTTCGTATCCGACAGCCGTCGCAGCGGTATTCGCGTTGTGGCCTTCGTTGACCATCAGCAGTCGTGCTCTATGGAGTCGGATGTTTTTGAGGTATTGAAGCGGTGAAGTCGCGGTAACCGCCTTGAAATTTTGGTGGAACGTGGAGACGCTCATGCGCGCCTGCTTCGCCAGGTCTTCGGTACTGAGCGGACGAGCGAAATCCGTATTGATGAATTGCAGCACCCTTGCGATTCGCATGAACTGATCGTTGCGGGCAGCCATGGCGCGCATTGCGCCACCTTGCTCGCCTTGCAGCACACGATAAACGATTTCTCGAACGGTTTGCGGTCCAAGAATTCGGCTGTCCGTCGGCGAACTCAGACACTCCAAAAGTCGGATGACGGCGCTACGCAGCTCATCGGTCATTCCCGATGAATAAATGCCTCGCGGCACCGCCACATCGGATATACTCGGCTCATCCAGATTGATCAATATTTCGCTGAGCATCGTCGGGTCAACGGAAATCACCAGCGCCAGCACCGGCTCTTCTGGAGAAGCTTCGACTTTGCACTGAAACGGCACAGGGACCGACAAGGCCAGATAATGGTTCTTGTCATAGGTCAACACCTCGTCGCCTAGATAACCAATCTTCCGCCCCTGGGCGATGAACAGAATCATCGGCTCATAAATGACCGGAGTTCCCGCCGTTGGGTACGAGGTTCGCGACACTTCTACTCCCGCGACCGATGTCGGCTGTTTTCCCTCGCGCACGGCAAGTGCATCGAGCAACTCAGCCAAGCGATCGCCCGAATTCTGCTTTGATGTGGTCGGTTTAGTGGTGTTCATCTCAATAGATTTATACAAGCTTTGGGTCCTAAAGTCATCTGAATCGATCGCGTAGCCGGAGAATTAGGCTAGAAGTCCGTAGGAACCGACGATTGTGACTATGTGAATTAGCGCTATTATTCAGGCGAGCAAGAACATTTCGAAGAACAGCATCGGAAACTGAACACTGAAAGGAGCACTCAATGACGAATCACCCAAACGGAAGTCCTCCGGGAAAAGTAGCATTTGTGACGGGTGCCGGTAGCGGCATTGGTCGCGAGACGGCCCTGGCATTCGCCCGCGAGGGAGTTAGCGTCGTGGCCGCCGATGTCTCCGAGAAGGCGAATCAAGAGACGGCAAGCCTGATTGAAAAGGAGGGCGGGCGGGCGATTGCTGTCACCTGCGATGTGACAAAAACTGCGGATGTGAAGAGCGCGCTAGCCAAGACCATTGAAGCTTTCGGGCGGCTTGACTTCGCGTTCAACAACGCCGGCATCGAGCCTCGGAAAGCGGCCCCGCTTGCAGACTACGATGAAGACGAGTGGAACCGCATTGTCGATATCAATTTGCGCGGCGTGTTTTTGTGCATGAAGTATGAAATACCGCTGATTATCAAGCAGGGAGGCGGCGCGATCGTCAATACGTCGTCGGGAGCTGGAGTCATCGGAATCAAGGGCAGCCCAGCTTACACCGCTGCCAAACATGGCGTGATCGGACTCACACGCGCCGCGGCTCTCGACTATGCCGCTCAGAACCTTCGCATCAACGCGGTCTGTCCCGGGTATATCGATACGCCAATGATGGGCCGATTTACTGGCGGCACATCCCAAGGGCGGGCAAAGGTCATCGCTGAAGAACCGGCTGGACGAATGGGCAAACCTGAGGAAATCGCCGCAGCTGTCCTATGGCTGTGTTCGGAGGGCGCCGCTTTTATGGTCGGTCACGCAATGGTCGTCGACGGCGGACAAACGGTGCAATAGCCACGGAATGATATCGGAGGGTCAAAAAATGCCACACGTCACCGAAGAGCTCTGGCCGGGCAAACCGTAATCGTTTACTAGAAAGGAGAACATCATGCGAGGAGCAGTACTGTATGGACCTGGCGACATCCGCTTCGAAGATCGCGAGACGCCCAGAATCGAAAAACCAACCGACGCCGTCATCCGCATTGCCGCCACTTGCGTCTGCGGATCGGACCTTTGGCCATACCGAGGATTGCAGCCCATCAATGGGCCGACGCCGATGGGTCACGAATACAGTGGCGTCGTCGAGGAAGTGGGCCGCGACGTGAAGTCGATTAAGCCAGGGCAGTTCGTTGTCGGCTCTTTTGCTACGTCTGACAATACCTGCCCGAACTGTCAGTACGGTTATCAGTCTTCGTGCGCGCACCGCGAATGGATGTTGCGTGCCCAGGCGCCACTGCTTCGAGTGCCGCTGGCGGACGGAACACTGGTTCCCACACTGGACGTGCCGCCGGAAGATCTCGTGCCGAGCTTGCTCGCCACATCCGACGTGCTTGGTACCGGCTGGTTCGCGGCTGATGCAGCGAATGTCAAACCAGGCGCCACCGCTGTCGTTGTCGGCGACGGAGCGGTCGGACTGCTAGGCGTGCTTTCAGCAAAACAAATGGGAGCTGAACGGATTATTGCGATGAGCAGGTACGAAAGCCGTCAAAAGCTCGCACGGGAATTCGGCGCAACAGATATTGTCACTGAACGAGGCGAAGACGGTGTCAACCGTATCAAAGATATGACCAATGGCATCGGCGCAGATTCGGTCCTCGAATGCGTGGGAACGCAGCAATCCATGACGCAGGCGATTCAATGCACACGTCGCGGCGGCTACGTCTCTTACGTTGGCGTTCCGCACGGCGTCGAGTTCAAAGGCGAGGACCTGTTCTACACCCATGTACATCTTCATGGCGGTCCCGCGCCGGTGCGGCGATATCTGCCGAAACTAATCGAACTCGTGTGGAACCGAAAAATCGAGCCAGGCAAAGTATTCGACCTTGTCTTGCCACTTGAGCAGGTGGCCGAGGGGTATCGGGCGATGGATGAGCGTCGTGCAATTAAGAGCTTGCTGCTGCCAAATGCCTCGTCGAATGGTGCGGCAAAAACTAAGCGTTAGGGGAGGAATTGTGATTGATTTGTCGACAGGCGAACTAACCAGGATCGCTGGAAGCGAATCACTAGAGCGAATGACCGGCCGTTGAGTGCACTGACAGAGTCGATAACGAGGACCAGCAATGAGCACCCAAAGTACGAAACAGGTTGCACTGATTACCGGCGCCAATCGCGGTATCGGATTTGAAACGGCCAAGCAACTGACGCGACGAGGATTTCATGTCGTCATCGCTGCCCGTGATGAAACGAGCGGCACGAAGGCGGTGAAAGCGATGCAGACATTCGGCGGTGTGGCAACTTTCCTTTCGCTGGACGTGAGCCGTTCGGAAAGCGTTCGAAACGCTGCGAGCCAGTTTGGCAAAATATCAGATCGTCTGGACGTGTTGATCAATAATGCGGGCATCTATCCCGACGAAGGCATCAGTATATTGACTGTGCCACGGATGCAGATGGTCGAGACGTTCCAGACGAACACTTTCGGAGCGCTCGAAACGACCCAAGGGTTTCTTACTTATTTGCGGAAAGCACCGGCTGCCCGCGTCATCAACGTTTCCAGTGGATACGGTGAGCTGGCCGGATTGTCTCCAGGCGTACCGAGCTATTGTCTGTCAAAGCTCGCGCTGAATGGGCTCACTATTATGTTGGCGAAGGCCTTGGAGGCTGAAAGTATTTCCGTTAACTCGATGTGCCCTGGTTGGGTGCGGACGGATATGGGCGGCCCAAACGCCACCAGCTCTGTAGAAGAGGGTGCCGACACTGCGGTGTGGCTCGCTGCCGATGCGCCCCACGAACTGACCGGAAAGTTGTTTCGTGATCGGCAAGAGATTTCTTGGTAGTAGGAGTGAAACCACGCCAGATGTGCAAACGAGTTTGGAATTTATCTCTTGAATAGGTTGAAGGAGAAGACTATGCCCCACGTGATAGTGAAACTGTGGCCTGGTAAAACAGAAAAGCAGAAGAAAAAACTCGCCGACTTAATTACGAAGGACGTAATGGAAGTCTTCGATTACGGCGAAGAATCGGTCTCTGTCGCCATGCAGGAAGTCGCTCCGCAAAATTGGAATGAGAAGGTCTACAAGCCAGACATCGCCAACAATTGGGACAACATTTATAAGAAGCCTGGATATGATCCGAGTGACCTCGAATGAGTTGGCCGCCGCAGGCGGTAATAGACTTGCAACGCAACCGCGCGCCAAACGCCGCACTTTCCCGACATCATTGGCGAAGACTCAAAATCCAGTGTCTGAACGGTTCAGATTCAGTGCCGAAGCACTTGACGCAAAGTTGACGCAGAATGGCATACACAGGCTCCCCATAGTTGCCCTGTAACCGCAATAGAAAATCGGTCCCGGACCTGATATAAACCATTCCGGGGACGCGAACTGCTACCCAAATGTCCTGCAACTGCGATGCGCAGTATGGATATTCTGAGCCGCTTCAAATCCTAGTTCCCCAGCTTTTTGCCATGCAAAAGCCACGCTTTAGCGATGCAAATGCCACGAAGAGAACTAGGTTGTTGACGCAACCGATGTTGATTTTGCATCGCAACAGTGTGTCAATCAGCCGTTCAATTCCAGCGCTTTGATTCCGGGCATTGATCGGCTCTTCGACCGTGCCAACCACCTTCATTAGCCGATTCGACTAACGCGCGAAAATCAGTGCGGAATCAGACTGGCTGTCTTCCAGGTTCGCTGCTCTTCTCTCCGGATTTCAAATCACAGCTTCCATGTAGGGACGGATTACGTTCGTCATGCGGCACACTTTGGCAGCCTTCCAAAGTTCGTCGCTGGTGGCCAGCTTTTTGCGCCAGCAATCACGCAGCGCTTCCAGTGCCACATCCAGCCCCACTTGGTTGCGGAATTTGAAACAGTCGGCCACCGTCTTGGCGGGAGAGTAAATCTTCACCTCCACACCGTCAATCCGATGGGCTTGAATGCCGAAGCGCTGCGCCGTATCAGCATATCGCACAATCCGCACTGGCGGATACTCGATTTTCGGCGGGCGAGCTTTGCTGGGAATCGCCAGCCAGATCTGATGCGGGTTTTCCGTGGTCAGACCATGAAAGGCCAGCGCCGATAGCAGGCAGACTACGCCCTGCGGCGTGCGTTTGGCAACTTCGGCGAACTGCGCGAAACGGCCTGGCTTGGCGTGGGCGAGGCGATACAGTCCGCGACCCGGGCGCTCCAGTATTCCTTCGTTATGGAGTTTATTCAGGTACTCTCCGGCAATTCCCAGCGGTTCCAGGTCCCGTGGGCGCAGGATTCCTCTCTCCCGAGCGAGCGTCAGGATTTGCTCCCGTTTTTGACCAGTTTCGTCAGTTAGATTATGTCGTACTATATCAATATCTACATACATAATCTTACCATGTAAATTGGCAGCGGGGAAAGCGAATTCTGACGCTGAAAAACCCCTCGGAATCGGCCAACAAAGGCAGTTAAGGGGTAAAGCAGGGGGGCGGCTCCGTCCACGCCTTCTCTGGCCTTCCTCGTCGGGGCCAAGGGCCTTCGGCCTCAGCCAGCTAGCGCTGACGATGAAAGCCGACGAAGGCAGTGGAATCAACAAGACCGCTGTTCTTTAGCAAGTTGGTTTCAGGCTTCGCAGCCGATTCCGGAACTCGGGAGCCAAGTGATTGCGATTTGATGTGTTTAGTGCCCGGCGTACCAATCGTAGCCGCGCTGTGCCCAATAGTCCGGGGGTCGCTCGTCGGTCAATTCGATTACGCCGATACGTTTGATGTTCTTGTAACCATATTTCACTGTACTCACCAAGCGGAGCGGGGCTCCGTGCCCCTGTGTTAGCGGCGCGCCATTCATTTGGTAGCACAGCAAAGTTTGCGGATGTAATGCGCTAGGACGATCCAGCCCTACATAATAAAGATCAGACTGACCATCGGGTGTTTGACCGTCGGGCGGGGTCGACATGCCGATGTACTGGCTCGCAACAGCAAATTTATTGAGGAAGTCCGATAAACGAACTCCTTTCCAACTGACAATTCGATCCCAACCTTCAATGCATTTGAATTGGGTGGTCATTTCGTAGGCGGTGAGCTCTTTAATTGCGCTGAGAGGTATGTGACGATCGACTTTACCGAGAACATGCACCATCCAATCGTCAAGGTTTGCTGGGCTCATCAAGCCAACGTGGCCATTTTCGCGAAGATCCTCTGCCACCCCGGCGGGAAACTCTGGGGCCAACCTTTGAGCATTGAAGAATCTTTGGGCGATGCTCTCGTTGAATTCCAGAATTCGCCGTAGTGGCCAGGGAACCCCGTCATCTTCCGGTCGAGTTGCGACCCAACCCACTCCGGCCATTCCAGTTAGTGCTGCTGCAGCGCCGACAGTGAAACTGCGCCGGGTGAGCCGACGCATCTGCGATTCTGCAGAAAGGGAGGGGACCGACTCCTCTACTTTGGGTGAGGATTCAGTCATGGGATGGCTTCTCTGTTGAAGTCAATTCGTACCCAGTGACCATCGCGCGAAAATTATTCCACCCCGCTCGAATAACCTGTGAAATGTGGATC comes from Pirellulales bacterium and encodes:
- a CDS encoding SDR family NAD(P)-dependent oxidoreductase, coding for MSTQSTKQVALITGANRGIGFETAKQLTRRGFHVVIAARDETSGTKAVKAMQTFGGVATFLSLDVSRSESVRNAASQFGKISDRLDVLINNAGIYPDEGISILTVPRMQMVETFQTNTFGALETTQGFLTYLRKAPAARVINVSSGYGELAGLSPGVPSYCLSKLALNGLTIMLAKALEAESISVNSMCPGWVRTDMGGPNATSSVEEGADTAVWLAADAPHELTGKLFRDRQEISW
- a CDS encoding SDR family oxidoreductase: MTNHPNGSPPGKVAFVTGAGSGIGRETALAFAREGVSVVAADVSEKANQETASLIEKEGGRAIAVTCDVTKTADVKSALAKTIEAFGRLDFAFNNAGIEPRKAAPLADYDEDEWNRIVDINLRGVFLCMKYEIPLIIKQGGGAIVNTSSGAGVIGIKGSPAYTAAKHGVIGLTRAAALDYAAQNLRINAVCPGYIDTPMMGRFTGGTSQGRAKVIAEEPAGRMGKPEEIAAAVLWLCSEGAAFMVGHAMVVDGGQTVQ
- a CDS encoding molybdopterin-dependent oxidoreductase; the encoded protein is MTESSPKVEESVPSLSAESQMRRLTRRSFTVGAAAALTGMAGVGWVATRPEDDGVPWPLRRILEFNESIAQRFFNAQRLAPEFPAGVAEDLRENGHVGLMSPANLDDWMVHVLGKVDRHIPLSAIKELTAYEMTTQFKCIEGWDRIVSWKGVRLSDFLNKFAVASQYIGMSTPPDGQTPDGQSDLYYVGLDRPSALHPQTLLCYQMNGAPLTQGHGAPLRLVSTVKYGYKNIKRIGVIELTDERPPDYWAQRGYDWYAGH
- a CDS encoding tautomerase family protein → MPHVIVKLWPGKTEKQKKKLADLITKDVMEVFDYGEESVSVAMQEVAPQNWNEKVYKPDIANNWDNIYKKPGYDPSDLE
- a CDS encoding AraC family transcriptional regulator, producing MNTTKPTTSKQNSGDRLAELLDALAVREGKQPTSVAGVEVSRTSYPTAGTPVIYEPMILFIAQGRKIGYLGDEVLTYDKNHYLALSVPVPFQCKVEASPEEPVLALVISVDPTMLSEILINLDEPSISDVAVPRGIYSSGMTDELRSAVIRLLECLSSPTDSRILGPQTVREIVYRVLQGEQGGAMRAMAARNDQFMRIARVLQFINTDFARPLSTEDLAKQARMSVSTFHQNFKAVTATSPLQYLKNIRLHRARLLMVNEGHNANTAATAVGYESASQFGREFKRLFGGSPADDASKLRDRLVTAKGGTLDRWVPASTT
- a CDS encoding zinc-dependent alcohol dehydrogenase family protein; this encodes MRGAVLYGPGDIRFEDRETPRIEKPTDAVIRIAATCVCGSDLWPYRGLQPINGPTPMGHEYSGVVEEVGRDVKSIKPGQFVVGSFATSDNTCPNCQYGYQSSCAHREWMLRAQAPLLRVPLADGTLVPTLDVPPEDLVPSLLATSDVLGTGWFAADAANVKPGATAVVVGDGAVGLLGVLSAKQMGAERIIAMSRYESRQKLAREFGATDIVTERGEDGVNRIKDMTNGIGADSVLECVGTQQSMTQAIQCTRRGGYVSYVGVPHGVEFKGEDLFYTHVHLHGGPAPVRRYLPKLIELVWNRKIEPGKVFDLVLPLEQVAEGYRAMDERRAIKSLLLPNASSNGAAKTKR
- a CDS encoding type IV toxin-antitoxin system AbiEi family antitoxin domain-containing protein translates to MYVDIDIVRHNLTDETGQKREQILTLARERGILRPRDLEPLGIAGEYLNKLHNEGILERPGRGLYRLAHAKPGRFAQFAEVAKRTPQGVVCLLSALAFHGLTTENPHQIWLAIPSKARPPKIEYPPVRIVRYADTAQRFGIQAHRIDGVEVKIYSPAKTVADCFKFRNQVGLDVALEALRDCWRKKLATSDELWKAAKVCRMTNVIRPYMEAVI